The DNA segment CTGGCGGTGCTGGTGTTTGCACTGGCCTGCCGCCGTGTCGGCAACGGCCGTTTCGGCCGCGCGCTGCGCCTGATGCGGGAAGAGCCGCAGCTGGCGGCCTGCATGGGCTATGACCTGCGCTCGCTCAAGTCGCGCGCCATCATGTCCGGTGCCGCGCTGACGGCCCTGGCCGGCTCGCTGTATGCGCACTACATGAGCTTTGTCGGTCCCGACTACATGCTGGCATCGGAAACGTTCTGGCTGTGGACCATGCTGATGATCGGCGGTCTGGGCAACACCGCCGGGGTGCTGGTGGGTGTGGTGGTGGTGCAGGGCGCCTATGCGCTGGTGCCGTTCGCCAAGGACTACTTCGGCTTCAGCTCCGACATCTCGGGCGCACTGCGTCTGGGTCTGATTGGTTTTATCTTGCTGGCCAGCCTGATGTGGCGCAGCCAGGGCCTGGTGCCTGAGAAGGTGCGAAAGATCGCATGAGTTCCCTGCTACAAGTTCAATCGCTGGCCAAGGCCTTTGGCGGCAACAAAGTGCTGGAGGATGTCAGCTTCGACATCGCTGCCGGTGAAATCGTCGGCCTGCTGGGCCCCAATGGTTCGGGCAAGAGCACCTTGCTGAACACCGTGACGGGCTTCGAGCGCATCGACCGCGGCAGCATCACGCTGGAAGGCCGGCGCATCGATGCGCTGTCGGCCTACCGCATCGTCGAGTCGGGCCTGGGC comes from the Comamonas terrigena NBRC 13299 genome and includes:
- a CDS encoding branched-chain amino acid ABC transporter permease; translation: MFDFLISSVTVAGIYALMALGLNLQAGYSGLLNFGHIAFAGIGAYATGIAIQSGWGGFSGAAIGVCVAMALGWCIARLGRNLASDYWGIATLAIAEILRTAATNEVWLTGGAQGISAIPSLFDGLGRPWNAIAFLALVLLAVLVFALACRRVGNGRFGRALRLMREEPQLAACMGYDLRSLKSRAIMSGAALTALAGSLYAHYMSFVGPDYMLASETFWLWTMLMIGGLGNTAGVLVGVVVVQGAYALVPFAKDYFGFSSDISGALRLGLIGFILLASLMWRSQGLVPEKVRKIA